The DNA region GGCCCAGAAGGCGCAGATCATCGCCGAGCTGCGCGCCGAACTCGGCCGTAACTCCGTCGAGCTGGCCAGCCGCATCGTCGGCGAGTCGCTCGCGGACGACGCGCGCCGTCACGGCACCGTGGACCGGTTCCTCGCCGAGCTGGAGACCGCTGGTGCCTCCAACGGAGCAGGAAAGTAGACCAGAATGACGCTGCATGCTGCGAGCCGTGAAGCGCTCGACCTCGCCGAGAAGCGTCTCGGCGAGGTTCTGGCCGCCGCGGGTACGGACCCGGCGACGGTCGGCGACGAGCTGCTTTCGGTCGTCGCCCTGCTGGACCGGGAGATCGGCCTGCGCCGGGCCGTCGCCGACGGTTCGGCCTCGTCCGAAGCCCGGATCGGCCTCGCCCGCGGGATCCTCGCGGGCAAGGTTTCCGAACCGGCCCTGCAGGTGCTCGACTCCGTGGCGGGCAGCCGCTGGTCGAGCCCGCGCGAACTGACCGACGGGCTCGAGGCCCTCGGCCGCTCGGCGCTGCTCACCAGTGCGGAGAAGTCCGGGAACATCGACGCTGTCGAAGACGAGCTGTTCCGGGTCAGTCGTATCGTCGCGGGTGAGCCGGAGCTCGAACGGGCACTGTCCGACCTGACCGCCCCCGCGGAGGCGAAGCGGACCCTGGTCCGCACCTTGTTCGCCGACAAGGTGGACGTGGTCACCAAGACCCTCGTCGAGCAGGTCGTCCTGCGCGCCAAGGGCCGTGGGGTCGGCAACGCCCTCGAAGAGCTGGTCCAGCTGGCCGCGGAACGCCGTGAGCGCTCGGTCGCCCGGGTGACCAGCGCGAGCGCGCTTTCCGACGAACAGCAGGCCCGGCTGAGCGAGAAGCTCAACGCCCTTTACGGGCGGCAGCTCGCGCTGCACGTCGAGGTCGACCCGTCACTCGGCGGCGGGCTCGTCGTCCGCGTCGGCGACGAGGTCATCGACGGCAGCACCGCGGGGCGCATCGACGCCCTGCGTCGCCGGCTGGCCGGCTGAACCCACAACAACGACTTTGCACACTGGCACGAACGAAGCGAGAGCGGGAACGAAATGGCGGAGCTGACGATCTCCTCGGATGAGATCCGTAGCGCGATCGAGAACTACGTCTCGAGTTACGCCCCGGACGTGAGCCGGGAAGAGGTTGGCGTCGTCGTCGACGCCGGTGACGGTATCGCCCACATCGAGGGTCTTCCCTCGGCGATGGCCAACGAGCTGCTCGAGTTCCCCGGCGGGGTCCTCGGCGTGGCGCTGAACCTGGACGCGCGCTCCATCGGTGCCGCGATCCTCGGTGACTTCGAGACCGTCGTCGAAGGTCAGGAAGTCAAGCGGACCGGTCAGGTCCTCTCGGTTCCGGTCGGCGAGGGCTACCTCGGCCGCGTCGTGAACCCGCTGGGCGCCCCGATCGACGGCCTCGGCGAGATCGAGACCACCGAGCGTCGCCCGCTGGAGGTCAAGGCCGCTTCGGTGGTCGAGCGCCAGCCGGTGTCGGAGCCGCTGCAGACCGGTATCACCGCGATCGACGCGATGACCCCGATCGGCCGTGGCCAGCGTCAGCTGATCATCGGTGACCGCAAGACCGGTAAGACGGCCGTCGCGGTGGACACGATCATCAACCAGAAGGCCAACTGGGAGACCGGCGACCCGAAGAAGCAGGTTCGCTGCATCTACGTCGCGGTCGGCCAGAAGGGCTCCACGATCGCCGCGGTCAAGAAGTCCCTCGAGGACGCCGGCGCGATGGAGTACACCACCATCGTCGCGGCCCCCGCGTCGGACTCCGCCGGCTTCAAGTGGATCGCGCCGTACACCGGCTCGGCCATCGGCCAGCACTGGATGTACGAGGGCAAGCACGTCCTCATCGTGTTCGACGACCTGACCAAGCAGGCCGACGCCTACCGCGCGATCTCGCTGCTGCTGCGTCGCCCGCCGGGCCGTGAAGCCTTCCCCGGCGACGTCTTCTACTTGCACTCCCGTCTCCTCGAGCGGTGCGCGAAGCTCTCGGACGAGCTGGGGGCGGGCTCGCTGACCGGTCTCCCGATCATCGAGACCAAGGCGAACGACGTGTCGGCCTACATCCCGACCAACGTCATCTCGATCACCGACGGTCAGTGCTTCTTCCAGTCGGACCTGTTCAACGCCGGTCAGCGCCCGGCCATCGACGTGGGTATCTCGGTCTCCCGCGTGGGTGGTGCCGCGCAGGTCAAGGCGATGAAGGACGTTTCGGGTTCGCTCCGTATCGACCTGTCGCAGTACCGCGAGCTGGAGGCCTTCGCGGCCTTCGCCTCGGACCTCGACGACGCGTCGAAGGCGCAGCTCGAGCGTGGTGCCCGGCTGTACGAGGTGCTCAAGCAGCCGCAGTACTCGCCGATCCCGGTCGAGGAGCAGGTCGTCACGGTGTACCTCGGCACGAACGGTCACTTCGACACCGTTCCGACCGAGGACGTGCGCCGCTTCCGCGACGAGTTCGTCGACTCCGCGCGTCGCAAGCACGGAGAGCTCCTCAAGGACATCCGCGAGTCGGGCAAGTTCTCCAAGGAGACCGCCGAAGGGCTGGTCGACGCGGTGAACGAGTTCAAGAAGGAGTTCACCACCTCCGAGGGCAAGAGCCTGGTCGAGGTCTCCGACGCGATGGACGCCGAGAAGGTCGGGCAGGAGACCGTCAAGGTCAACAAGCCCGCCCCGAAGAAGTGAGCTGATAGCTCATGGCCGCACAACTCCGAGAACTCCGGTCGCGTATCAAGGCGACCAAGTCCATCGGCAAGATCACCAAGGCGATGGAGCTCATCGCCACCGCGCGCATCACCAAGGCGCGGGCGAAGGTCGCGGCTTCCCGGCCGTACTCGGACGAGATCACGAACGTGCTCTCGGCCCTGGCCGGAGCCTCGGCGAACCTCGACCACCCGCTTCTGGTCGAGCGTCCGAACCCGAAGCGCGCGGCGGTCCTCGTGATCACCAGCGACAAGGGTCAGTGCGGTGGGTACAACTCCAACGTGCTGAAGGCGACCGAGGAGCTCCTCACGCTGCTGCGTGAGCAGGGCAAGGAGCCGGTGGTCTACGTGACCGGCAACAAGGGCCTGAGCTTCTACCGCTTCCGTGGCCGCGACGTGGCCGAAAGCTGGACGGGCTTCTCCGACCAGCCCGGTTACGTCAACGCCGCGGAGGCCGGTGAGCTCATCGTCGAGTCGTTCCTGAACGGCGCCGACGACGAGTCGGGCAACGCCGACGGCATCCTGGGTGTCGACGAGATCCACGTCGTCTACACCGAGTTCGTCTCGATGCTCACCCAGCGTCCGGTCGCCAAGCGCGTCGCGCCGCTCGAGGTCGAGTACGTCGAGGGCGAAGAGGAGAAGCCGGAAAGCCTGCTCCCGAGCTACGAGTTCGAGCCCAGCGCCGAGAAGCTGCTCGCCGCGTTGCTGCCGAAGTACATCAACACGCGGATCTTCGCGGCGATGCTCGAGTCGGCGGCGTCTGAACTCGCGGCCCGCCGCACCGCGATGAAGGCGGCGTCGGACAACGCGAACGAACTGGTGAACACGCTGACGCGGGAGGCGAACCAGGCCCGCCAGGCGCAGATCACCCAGGAGATCTCCGAAATCGTCGGTGGGGCGAACGCTCTCACCGCAGCAGGAAGTGATGACTGATGACCAGTACTGAAGCCCGTGCCAAGGGGCGCATCGTCTCGGTGACCGGCCCGGTCGTCGACGTCGAATTCCCGCGCGGTTCCGTTCCCGACCAGTTCAACGCGCTCAAGGTCGAAATCGAGTTCGAGCAGCTGCGCAAGACGGTGACGCTCGAGGTCGCCAGCCACCTCGGCGACAACCTCGTCCGCACCATTTCGCTCCAGCCGCAGGACGGTCTCGTCCGTGGCGCCGAGGTCACCGACACCGGCGGCCCCATCACGGTCCCGGTCGGCGACAAGGTCAAGGGCCACGTCTACAACGCGCTCGGCGAGTGCCTGGACGAGCCCGGCTACGGCGACGACCTCGAGCGCTGGGGCATCCACCGCAACCCGCCGTCCTTCGACCAGCTCGAAGGCAAGACGGAGATGCTGGAGACCGGCCTCAAGGTCGTCGACCTGCTGACCCCGTACGTGCAGGGTGGCAAGATCGGCTTGTTCGGCGGTGCCGGCGTCGGCAAGACGGTGCTCATCAAGGAGATGATCACCCGTGTCGCCCGGAACTTCGGTGGTACCTCGGTGTTCGCCGGTGTCGGCGAGCGCACCCGTGAGGGCAACGACCTCTTCCTGGAGATGTCCGAGGACGGCGTCATCAACGACACCGCCCTCGTCTTCGGTCAGATGGACGAGCCGCCGGGCACCCGTATGCGGGTCGCGCTGTCCGCGCTGACCATGGCGGAGTACTTCCGCGATGTGCAGAACCAGGACGTGCTGCTCTTCATCGACAACATCTTCCGGTTCACCCAGGCCGGTTCCGAGGTGTCGACCCTGCTGGGCCGCATGCCTTCGGCCGTGGGTTACCAGCCGACGCTGGCCGACGAGATGGGTCAGCTCCAGGAGCGGATCACCTCGACCCGTGGTCGTTCGATCACCTCGATGCAGGCGATCTACGTCCCCGCGGACGACTACACCGACCCGGCCCCGGCGACGACGTTCGCCCACCTGGACGCCACCACGGAGCTTTCCCGTGGCGTGTTCCAGAAGGGCATCTTCCCGGCGGTGGACCCGCTGGCGTCGACGTCGACCATTCTCGACCCGGCCATCGTCGGTGAGGACCACTACCGCGTGGCCTCCGAGGTCATCCGGATCCTGCAGAAGTACAAGGAGCTGCAGGACATCATCGCGATCCTCGGTATGGACGAGCTGTCGGAAGAGGACAAGCTGACCGTTCAGCGCGCGCGCCGCATCGAGCGGTTCCTGTCGCAGAACATGCTGGTCGCCGAGGCCTTCACCGGTCAGCCGGGCTCGACCGTGCCGCTGTCGGAGACCATCGAGTCGTTCGACCGCATCACCAAGGGCGACTTCGACCACTACCCGGAGCAGGCGTTCCTGGGTATCGGTGGCCTCGAAGACCTCGAGAAGAAGTACAAGGAAATCACCAAGAAGTGATGTTCCGATGAGCGGCGGGATCAGTGTCTACTGTGGACGCTGGTCCCGCCGTTCGCTTACTGGGATCGTCGACTATTACACTCGGTGCCAGCACCTGAGGTGAAGGGAAGCTACGTGGCTGAGATTTCTGTCGAGCTGGTAGCCGTCGAGCGCCGTCTCTGGTCCGGTACCGCCACGTTCGTGGTGGCGCAGACCACCGAAGGCGAGATCGGCATCATGGCCGGTCACGAGCCGGTTCTGGGCCAGCTCGTCGAGGGTGGTGTCGTGAAGGTGACGACCACGGACGGCGAGACCGTGACCGCCGCGGTGCACGGCGGGTTCCTGTCGGTCACCGCGACCGGCGTGAGCATCCTCGCCGAGAGCGCGGAGCTTTCGGACGAGATCGACGTCGACGCGGCCAAGAAGGCGCTGAGCGGCGAAGACGAGCAAGAGCGGGCTAGGGCGACCGCCCAGCTTCGCGCGGCCGGTCAGTCAGTCTGACCGGGCGAAGGACAGGGGCCGGGCCGTGGAAATCGCCGTGGGTGTTCTCGGGGCCCTGACCGTCCTGGCCGTTCTCGCGGCCTGGTATTCGTTGCGGTGGGTCCGGATGCGCCGCGGTGGCGGCGTGAGCGTCGCGCTGCGGTGGCGTCCGGACGAGGCGCGGTCCAGCTGGCATCTGGGGCTGGGCCGCTACGAGGGCGAGAAGTTCGTCTGGTTCCGGGTGTGGAGCCTGCGGACGGGCCCGGATCGCGTGTTCGAGCGCGAAAGCATGGAGATCGCGGACCGGCGGGACCCCTCCGGCACGGAGGCGTACGCCGTCCCCGAAGGTTCGATCGTCCTGCGGTGCGAGTCCGCCAGGCAGGAGGCGATCGAGATCGCGATGGGTCCCGGCGCCCTCACCGGCTTCCTTTCCTGGCTGGAGTCGGCCCCACCGGGCCGCCGCCTCCCGCGCGCTTCCTGAGATACGCCTCCAATCACGCGAGTTACGCCTCCAAGCACGCGAGTTACGCCTCCAATCACGCGTGTCGTCCCTCTGATCACGCGAGTTCGCCGTTCCGGCACGCCGTATGCTCACGCCGTGACCATCGTCGACATCCCCGGTTCGAAGTCGATCACCGCCCGAGGCCTGTTCCTCGCGGCCGCCGCCCACGGGACGACCGTGCTGAGCAGGCCGCTGCGTTCGGACGACTCCGAGGGCTTCGCCGAGGGCCTCCTCAAGCTCGGCTATCAGGTTTCCCGCGCTTCCGGCGAGTGGACGATCGAGGGCAGGCCGGAGGGCCCCGCCGTCGACAGCGCCGACGTCTTCTGCCGTGACGGCGCCACCACCGCGCGCTTCCTGCCCGCACTGGCCGCCGCCGGGCACGGCACCTTCCGGTTCGACGCCTCCGAGCAGATGCGCGCCCGGCCGCTGGGGCCGCTCACCGACGCGTTGCTGGAGCTGGGCGTCGACCTGACCTTCGAAGGCTCGCCGGGCCACCATCCGCTGGTGGTGCGCGCCGCCGGGATCAAGGGCGGCGAACTGACGCTGGACGCGGGGCTGTCCTCGCAGTTCCTGACCGCGTTGCTGCTGGTCGGGCCCCTGACCGCCGAGGGCCTGCGGATCACCGTCACGGATCTCGTTTCGGTGCCCTACGTCGAGATCACCATCGCGATGATGCGGCGCTTCGGCGTCGAGGTCGTCCGTGACGGCGACACGTTCGTCGTGCCGCCGACGCCGTATCAGGCCTGCCGCTACGAGATCGAGCCCGACGCGTCGACGTCCAGCTACTTCTTCGCGGCGGCGGCGTTGACCGGTCGTTCGGTGACCGTGCCGGGGCTCGCCGAGGGCGCTCTGCAAGGGGATCTGGCCTTCGTCGAGGTCCTGCGGCAGATGGGCGCGGACGTCGAGGTCGGCCCGGACGCCGTGACCGTGACCGGGACGGGCGGGCTGCGCGGCGTCACGGTGAACATGCGCGACATCTCCGACACCGTGCCGACGCTCGCGGCCATCGCGCCGTTCGCGGACGGGCCGGTGCGGATCGAGGACGTCTACAACACGCGGATCAAGGAATGCGACCGGCTGGCGGCGTGCGAGGAGAACCTGCGCGCGATGGGCGTCTCGGTCGAGACCGGGCGGGACTGGATCGAGATCCGGCCTGGCACGCCGGCGGGGGCGCTCGTGAAGTGCCGCCGGGACCACCGGATCGCGATGGCGTTCAGCATCACGGGACTGCGGACGCCGGGGATCACGCTGGACGACCCCGGTTGCGTGAAGAAGACCTTCCCCGGCTTCCACGACGCCCTGGCTTCGCTTCGGGCTTCCTGGGGCCTCTGAAGCATTTAGTCCTCTGAATGCGGCATTTCTACCGGGCTTCGGACGTGATCCGCGTCTATTCTCGGTCCATGACTCAGAGCGAGGACACGAACCGCTGGAGCCACCTTCCCGAGCCCGTGTCCCTGGAGGACACGATCACGATGAAGGCGATCGACCCGGGCAAGGACGGCACGCCCGACGTCGACCTCGAGCGTTATTGGGCAGCACAGGAGCAGGGCCGATTGTGAGCTGACGGACGCTTTCGCCGCATCGGACGCGGTGAAAGCGTCCTTCAGTCCGCCCCGCCGGGCTGCCACAAGATGTCCCGTCCGGATTCGCCAGCCGCGACAGGATGAACAGCAGATCCGAGAGCCGGTTCAGGTATTTGATCGCCAGCTGGTTCGTCGTGGCCTGCTCGGCCTCGAACAGTGCCCAGCCGGACCGTTCGGCCCGCCGCGCGACCGTGCGGGCCTGATGCAGGAATGCCGCCCCCGGGGTGCCACCCGGCAGGATGAACGACGTCAGCTTCGGCACGCGCTCGTTGAACTCGTCGCACCAGCCTTCCAGCCGCTCGATGTACCGCTCGGTGATGCGCAGCGGCTCGTACGGCGGGTTCT from Amycolatopsis sp. EV170708-02-1 includes:
- a CDS encoding F0F1 ATP synthase subunit delta — its product is MTLHAASREALDLAEKRLGEVLAAAGTDPATVGDELLSVVALLDREIGLRRAVADGSASSEARIGLARGILAGKVSEPALQVLDSVAGSRWSSPRELTDGLEALGRSALLTSAEKSGNIDAVEDELFRVSRIVAGEPELERALSDLTAPAEAKRTLVRTLFADKVDVVTKTLVEQVVLRAKGRGVGNALEELVQLAAERRERSVARVTSASALSDEQQARLSEKLNALYGRQLALHVEVDPSLGGGLVVRVGDEVIDGSTAGRIDALRRRLAG
- the atpA gene encoding F0F1 ATP synthase subunit alpha; its protein translation is MAELTISSDEIRSAIENYVSSYAPDVSREEVGVVVDAGDGIAHIEGLPSAMANELLEFPGGVLGVALNLDARSIGAAILGDFETVVEGQEVKRTGQVLSVPVGEGYLGRVVNPLGAPIDGLGEIETTERRPLEVKAASVVERQPVSEPLQTGITAIDAMTPIGRGQRQLIIGDRKTGKTAVAVDTIINQKANWETGDPKKQVRCIYVAVGQKGSTIAAVKKSLEDAGAMEYTTIVAAPASDSAGFKWIAPYTGSAIGQHWMYEGKHVLIVFDDLTKQADAYRAISLLLRRPPGREAFPGDVFYLHSRLLERCAKLSDELGAGSLTGLPIIETKANDVSAYIPTNVISITDGQCFFQSDLFNAGQRPAIDVGISVSRVGGAAQVKAMKDVSGSLRIDLSQYRELEAFAAFASDLDDASKAQLERGARLYEVLKQPQYSPIPVEEQVVTVYLGTNGHFDTVPTEDVRRFRDEFVDSARRKHGELLKDIRESGKFSKETAEGLVDAVNEFKKEFTTSEGKSLVEVSDAMDAEKVGQETVKVNKPAPKK
- a CDS encoding F0F1 ATP synthase subunit gamma; translated protein: MAAQLRELRSRIKATKSIGKITKAMELIATARITKARAKVAASRPYSDEITNVLSALAGASANLDHPLLVERPNPKRAAVLVITSDKGQCGGYNSNVLKATEELLTLLREQGKEPVVYVTGNKGLSFYRFRGRDVAESWTGFSDQPGYVNAAEAGELIVESFLNGADDESGNADGILGVDEIHVVYTEFVSMLTQRPVAKRVAPLEVEYVEGEEEKPESLLPSYEFEPSAEKLLAALLPKYINTRIFAAMLESAASELAARRTAMKAASDNANELVNTLTREANQARQAQITQEISEIVGGANALTAAGSDD
- the atpD gene encoding F0F1 ATP synthase subunit beta — its product is MTSTEARAKGRIVSVTGPVVDVEFPRGSVPDQFNALKVEIEFEQLRKTVTLEVASHLGDNLVRTISLQPQDGLVRGAEVTDTGGPITVPVGDKVKGHVYNALGECLDEPGYGDDLERWGIHRNPPSFDQLEGKTEMLETGLKVVDLLTPYVQGGKIGLFGGAGVGKTVLIKEMITRVARNFGGTSVFAGVGERTREGNDLFLEMSEDGVINDTALVFGQMDEPPGTRMRVALSALTMAEYFRDVQNQDVLLFIDNIFRFTQAGSEVSTLLGRMPSAVGYQPTLADEMGQLQERITSTRGRSITSMQAIYVPADDYTDPAPATTFAHLDATTELSRGVFQKGIFPAVDPLASTSTILDPAIVGEDHYRVASEVIRILQKYKELQDIIAILGMDELSEEDKLTVQRARRIERFLSQNMLVAEAFTGQPGSTVPLSETIESFDRITKGDFDHYPEQAFLGIGGLEDLEKKYKEITKK
- a CDS encoding F0F1 ATP synthase subunit epsilon; protein product: MAEISVELVAVERRLWSGTATFVVAQTTEGEIGIMAGHEPVLGQLVEGGVVKVTTTDGETVTAAVHGGFLSVTATGVSILAESAELSDEIDVDAAKKALSGEDEQERARATAQLRAAGQSV
- a CDS encoding DUF2550 domain-containing protein, translating into MEIAVGVLGALTVLAVLAAWYSLRWVRMRRGGGVSVALRWRPDEARSSWHLGLGRYEGEKFVWFRVWSLRTGPDRVFERESMEIADRRDPSGTEAYAVPEGSIVLRCESARQEAIEIAMGPGALTGFLSWLESAPPGRRLPRAS
- the aroA gene encoding 3-phosphoshikimate 1-carboxyvinyltransferase, giving the protein MTIVDIPGSKSITARGLFLAAAAHGTTVLSRPLRSDDSEGFAEGLLKLGYQVSRASGEWTIEGRPEGPAVDSADVFCRDGATTARFLPALAAAGHGTFRFDASEQMRARPLGPLTDALLELGVDLTFEGSPGHHPLVVRAAGIKGGELTLDAGLSSQFLTALLLVGPLTAEGLRITVTDLVSVPYVEITIAMMRRFGVEVVRDGDTFVVPPTPYQACRYEIEPDASTSSYFFAAAALTGRSVTVPGLAEGALQGDLAFVEVLRQMGADVEVGPDAVTVTGTGGLRGVTVNMRDISDTVPTLAAIAPFADGPVRIEDVYNTRIKECDRLAACEENLRAMGVSVETGRDWIEIRPGTPAGALVKCRRDHRIAMAFSITGLRTPGITLDDPGCVKKTFPGFHDALASLRASWGL